One Carya illinoinensis cultivar Pawnee chromosome 5, C.illinoinensisPawnee_v1, whole genome shotgun sequence genomic window, AGAGGTGAATAAATTCTAGAATTGAAAATACCACAGTTTCATCAACAAATCAAAGTTGTACTTGTTCAGCCAACCCATGAAGAATCCTTGACCCAACGTTGCTTCTGCTCAAACTTGGAAAAAGATTAGACCTGTTGCCCAGCAAATGTCATGCAATCCAGATTTTTACAACTAAGTCATACACATACCATTTGCTGATCCTGTATAACAAGTTGTAAAGTTAGGGTACATGCCAATAGACCTTATAATCATAGAAGAAAAGTGGTGGTTGAGAAACACTTACATGCTTCCTTTTTACCAGTACTGCTTAATTCCGTCACAACCATATTTTCCCTCCATTAGTAGTAAAAGAAACATGTTTCTTGATAACCCAAAATAAGAACCATAAAATCCCATATGCCTATATAAGGATATGTCAaaagcccaaaaacaaaacaccTGCCCAAAATCTCCCACAAAACATAACTATTTAACCTTCcagtgaatatatatatgtatatatatatgcaaatatatatatttattggccACCCACCATCTCCTactaccaattttttttttttttgtatgtatcTCCTACTACCAAAAATGACCCTAAGAGTCCCCCAAAAAGCTATTCTCAGCATTTCTAAAGGTAAGCAGCTCAAACTAAGTCTCTGTTTGAGACGAGAAATTGGCGAAGAAACTCCTCAACATCTTGTCGGTTTCATTTTGTCTCTCCAAAAGTACTTTCATTTCTCCCCTCATTTCATCTAGCTGACTCTTGTAATAGTCAACTTCTTTCTTGTGTTTTTCATTGCCCGCAAATGTGagatgactttttttttatatggaaatatgCTTTATTGCATTCATTTATAAatgaagttacaactgtgacttatcaatacaggataaccagactataagtcaactaatgCAACTACTCAGGAGCTTCCCTGCCAACAAATTTATTTGTGACGGACATTATCTAAACTTTTACACCCTCTCTCCTGACAGCAATCAAAAGAAAAAGCGCTCTGTCAAACTAGAGCTAAAACAACCTTTCTTCTGAAGAAGAGAGGTGCACTCACGCTCCATCCTCCccaggaggaggagtacaaccacactctctcctcccaaggaggaagagtactaacacataccttcctccaaaagacgagtaggacaaacacccacattcctccaaaagagaaGTGAGACACTagcctatttttattatttataaaactaaaacagactaactaaaaatacaaaaaaactgATAATGGGCTATAAAGCAAATGGGCCCAGCCTGTAGGTATATAGGGGCCCAACCCGTTAGGGTTTTATCTCAACACTCTACCGCCGCCGCACATCTTCATCCCTTCTAGCCTCTGCATCTTCCCCCGCCCCTTAAAACTTGGATTTGGTGAATTAATGGATCAATTGTATTACCTAGCCCCTTATATAGTTCCCTATCTGCCAATGCACATAAAATTCTACTCAACTTAAGGATGACCTTAACGCAAATTTGATAAAATCTGCAAGTGACTTGACACTAAATTATTTATCAAATCTAATACCCACATCTTATAGCACCACAACCACAAAATATCACTCTAAAATTAATCACATCTAATACCCACATCTTATAGCACCACAACCACAAAAGGCAAAGATTCAAGGTCAAATTACCCAGAAACAATATGCCATAGATTCACAGTGAAAGAAATTCCCCAAAAAACACGAAATGCTCAATTTTTGGAAAACAATGAGGGTACTGTCGGGGGAGAGATAGATGAAGAGCCGTAGTAACTAGTTGAATGCATGAACAATATTTGCCAATATGTCGAGATTAGCATAGATACACAAAACTAGAAGctaattaaaaaacaaacaaagtgACAGACATCGAGAAACTCAATCAGGCTAGTTGGGTCTACCTTTGTAGCGTTGGGCTCTCCCTATCCTCCCGAAACACATCTTTTTGCcaaaagctttcttcttcccctcttgtctctctctctctctctctctctctctctctctctctctctctctctctctctctctctctctctctctctctgtataaTGTGCGTAGTATAGGTTTCCAATCCAAAATGCTACAATTTCGCTCAAGTGTGGAATTTGAAGGTTCTGCTAGTTCGTGTAGCGAGAACAAAGCTCGGGATGGGTGGATTTGCAAAGGTACAcaaaaatggagaagaagaaagtggATAAAAAGTGGGACTCGAGATTCTGACCCATGGAGAAGAAAGAGGGAGACGAAGCGGGGGCAGAGACACTACAAGAGAATGGTCTTCTGAAAATGGAGTGGAGGAACTAAGCTTGGGTGGAACTGGGTACTCGAGCAATTTTGGAGAAGGAAAGAACAAAGTGAAGTGGAGAAGTAGGAAAGAAATCGGGGGGGGCGGGGGGAATAAAACATTTTGCGAGAAGTTTGGCGCCCACACCtaataatgatgataatatggACGCTGCAACATGTTTTTACTAGTACCAATGATCAAAATCGctataaatattatgtttttcgCTACAAATATTCAAAAATCACTGCAATAGGTCatcttttgcagcgatttttttttacaataatataaaaatcattGCAAGAGCTagtttttcttgtaatgttaagatgagatgaattaagataaaagttgaaaattgaataaaatactattataatattatataatattttttaatattattatttttttgggattgaaaatattgaattgtttattatataatcCCAAAGGAAAGCTCGAGAACAATAGTAAATTCTTTATAGTTCTAATGGTTTGGAGCAAGGATGCAGGCTACATTTAGATggtacaattaaaaaagaaaaatgaatttttattttattttgtgtcgaaatttgaaaattttattattattaaaagggATGGGATGAGTTGAAATCAACCCTAAATCTAAATggaacctaatctttttactcgTTTACAATGACTAATATGttcgaagttttaatgaaatttataatattatccatgtagttaaaaatataatagaatcgcttttctattttatattatttaaaatattggaACTAAAAGATAATATCTTATTCCaaacattttatattaatagatgctAGCTATCTTTTTTAATGTGTTTGGGCTTTCATTTGTTGCAGCCTTGGATGGCAGAACAaaaggcaatatatatatatatatatatatatatatatttatatcaactGCTTTTATTCTGCATTGGAGGGTTAGGTTAGTGACTtgctcttttttcattttttccttttatgctcCCTATATCTTCTCATCTAATTCGTTTCTTAAACTTTATGCTAACGATATTTAGGGGTGAATGAGAAGAAATTAATGTACAACAAAAGGATGATTGCTGCGGAAGGGAAGCTTCATGCAAGGTCAATCTTTAATATCAATAACAACATCCCAATTGATCTAATATACATCCCTTGGGGGAGCCATTCAGTTGCAACAGTTTGTTGAATGATTTGCACTCTGTGTAGTAGGCTTCTGATGGAGAAGTTTGACATCCTGCAGCATTTGATCAGAGGTCTGTTTTAGGAGTGTATTTGGGGATGTgaattcctttttaaaaaatgactttATTTCTTCCCTTCCATTGTCTCCAAGCATGCAACTACTTCTCTTCCATAGGGGAAATTGTTAAAAAGGGTTGAAAGTCATGAAATAAAGGGGaaacacaatttttattttcttgaacaaaaatttgaaataatatatatgacatattgtagaactatatatataaaacgatATGCATGCTAACTAGCTAGCAGCTCTCATATATTTGGCTTCAAATAGCTCCTAAAACTAAAAGAATCAAATCTTAAATGGAGTGCAAAACCATATtatcaacacaaaaattagaagctatacatataagagaaatgatatttgcgaGCAGTCTTAAGTTGTCCAAGCCCCgcatactcttttttaaaaaaatagataaatatagaaCCTAcatgcaaattttattttattaatagtagactccactttttcaaaaagaatgtaAGGCTTGCACAccttaaaactatatctaatacTACTCCGCATATAATCACATCGAGATTTGTTTAACTAGATTGTTGCCAATAATATAtgccaggaaaaaaaaattctaagcgAAAGCATCTGATGCTAACGCCCTAATTGAGAGATCGAGTGCTTTCCGAATAATAATCCGATCATCGAATGCCACCATCCCCTAATAATTCTCATGATTCCATTGTAACTTGTGATTCGAATTCctctgtcatgcatgcatgcgcgcaGCGGTAGTACTCGTGCGAAccctgctagctagctagctagctataaatAGATAGAGTATGCATGTTCGGAAGATCAAGACAGTACTACTAGTCGAGGCCAAAGAGTTAGCTAATTAAGCTTGCTTTTATTTGCATAATTTACATCTCGATCGTTTATTAAATCTTTGGATCGAACAATATGGCATCGGTGAAGGCTGAAAAACCCGTGGGGACACAGCTGTTTGGGCAGGCCGTCAAGAAGGAGCCAGCTGCCAAGCCCGGTACTGATGGTGCAACCAAAGCTCCAGCATCCAAGTCTGCAAAGAAGGCCGCACCAAAGGCACCTCAGGAATCTAAAAAGAAGGTCTGTATACTCGCCAAAGCGCCATGCATGCACTACACACGAGTCACATATACACACTTGCGCACACATGCCATTCGTATCATACAGTCTATACAGATATCAATTGCAGAAGCTAGATCTAAATATATACATgtatcatccatgcatgcatggaacCCATGACAGCATGCATGCTATATATTCATGCATGAAAGTTACAagtagggtatatatatataacatgatatCCATAAAGCTTATTGAAGAAAGTTCTGATACTTGTGCAGGGGAAAGGAGGCAAATCAACAAAGCACTAGCCAATTAATTAACTAGCTCgatcaatgcatgcatgctgtgCGATCATGTACGTAGTAGTCTGATGATCAGAAAATTAAGCATGCGGCtatataattagtattataGGAAGATCATCAAAGTTACATTAATATTACAGTACTTATCCCATACCCTTTTGGTTTAGATAATTTATGTGACCACTTAGTTGATATCTATGTAAGTCGTGGGCTAGcttggcctattaaaataacaAGGATGATCTAGATAAATATTGTTTTGAGACAGTGGGATGCACGTGCCAATTAGACTAAAGCCTATTTAGCGATCAGATGTATCGCTAGCGCTGCACACCAAATTAAACACAGCCGTACTCCTTGAAGTGAAAGCAAAAATCTCTCTTGTAATGATCTTCTTAACAACATAAGGCTCTCGTTTTCTCTAGacaattgaaatatgaacttcTTGATCAAACAGATCCAATGGATGTCAATTGAACGGCAAATTTAAACTTCGAGTCCAAAgagacaaaaaaagaaagaaagaggagaaATTATTGGGTGGAAACAATTTTACCAAAAAATCATCCCTTGTGTTCAGCATATATACTttatttgcaagaaaaatagagaagaatAAGGTTATGAAGGGACCTTTAAAAGAGAGATGTTCTCATGGCTTCACTTGCCATAAAAACAGGATACATATTCGTTAAGATGATGCTAAGTATTTGGTTACTAATAATAtcagagaaaaaaggaaaaatatctaAGACAAGCATCCGATGCTAAAGCCTCCAAGTGCTCTCCCAATAGGGTCATGTTCCATTCTCTTCAAATGCCACCATTCCCTTATCATCCTTTCATTGTAACACTATCTATTCGAATTCCTCTTCAATAGTAGTGCCACTAATCTGCTTTGAAGAAGATCTTTATCGAGGCCTCCGAGTTAGATAAACCTTCAATTTTTACATCTCGTTTGTGTAAGAGCGAGCTAGAGAACAATGGCACCATCAGTACAAAAGGCTGAAATAACTGTGGGCAGACAACTGTTTGCAGATCAAGAAGCCTGCCAAGCTGAGTGATAATGCAAGCAGGGGTCTAGCACCCAGGTAGGGTGTAGATAAGGCCGCACCAAAGCCTCAGGAACCCAAGGTGAAGGTATGCCTTGCACGAATAACACAGACGTGCAAGTTGTTGCTGCTTTCTTTACTTCTGGTCTCGCTAGACATGCTGCGGATCCTGCGCAGATATTAtgcatctaaaaccatcttagTACTCACCACTCGCGATGCTTCAATCACCTCGATGGTATTCTATCAAGCGAGAGTTTGGAAAGACCACCAAATTGTGCCGTTAGAGCTAAAAAAATGTGTATTCCACCCGATACTTCTGTGGACGAGTACTGAATAGATTTACAGTCAGGTCGTAACTCTGGGTTGGGCTTTAGGCGTTGTAGGCAATACTAGTAAAAACTCTTTGCACAGAGCCAACCGTTAAGGTTTAAACTATTATGGCATGCATTAgcacccttttttttcttttttctttttttttttttggttttgggggtggggggttttctttttttcatgtcTTTATTAATAAATGAAGCGCGACACAACTTTTAAGTGGCATCCAACATACAAATCATATTAGTAACACATCTTTGCTGAGTTTGTAACTTTGTACTGAAACAAAACCGCAAttccacacagagagagagagagagagagagagagagatgagggtTACCTTAAGGAAATGGTGGAACGAAGAAATACAATTATCACTGTGATATATCTACAAATAGGAGGGTGAATCGACAAAAAATATGGGCTTTTAGGCTAGTAGCTGAGGGATACAATGATTAGAACGGGCTGACCCTGCGAGCCAACTGCAACATAAATTCAGGTACAAGGCGCCTTCGAGGAGGAGCCACCGCGTCTTTTGCGAGGGCATCCGCATCACCAGCATGAATGATGGCCAATAAATCTTCAAACATCTTATCTGTACCACCTCTCATGGGATCCTGTAGATTGCATGCACACATATATAACTACATGGTGGTAATAAAAGTGACGTGCACTATTATTATCATTCACTATTGTAAATGTTTCAAGAATGCATGAAGATGATTGATATAGGGACAAAAAAGACCTTGTtgcaacattgaaaatagcaaaaagCAGGAAAAACTAAGCATTTGAAGCAATTTTGGTGATGCATTGAACAAAACATAAAACGTTACGCAAAAGATGAGGATGAGAAAGACTCAAAATAGGAACTATCAGCCCCATCCACAGAAGTGTCTTGTTCAGTTGAAAGGAGCATCTTACACACAGAAAAATAATGACTTACACCGCCCCAGTGGTTTTTCCAATCCACAAAAGCAGCAtattaatgaaacaaactaacaTAGAAGCATTTTAATTGCTCCCTTACCTGAAGAAACAAATCTGTGTGAGTCTTTCCTTCATACAAAATTGACTCGGCTTTTACCCCAACTCCTTGAAGAGTTTCAGCAAAATTCTTACTGCACAAAAGAAGATGATAATTAGAGCCCATAAACGTGTAAACCAATTTGCAAATACACATCGTTACAAAGCTAATGAATCAATAGAAGAAACAATTTAATGGGACATTGTAAATAAAATGTCTCGATAGAGTCTCTATCAACAACTGTAAACAAGGCCTTAGGCCCCTAAGGGACTCCTCGTGACCATGGCATGAAAGTCCCATCACATGAGGGAGATACTTCAGTCTTCAAAAGCTAGGGTGCAGAACTTTTCCCTTTTGTAACACTTTTTTAGCAAGCAGCGAGTGACTGCTCAATGGGAGGGGATCATCTTCAGAGAACACTACCAAGTCCAAGCCAAATTGAGAGGCCAAAAAACCCCCCGCCAAATCCACTCTCATCACACCCAACTAAGTTAGCTAAAGCCCTCCCCTTTCCCCCACTCCACATTAGCGATAACAACAGGAATTAAGAAATTAGCCACAACTACGGAATTAACCAAAGAAACTACATTTGCAGCAAGATTGTCAGCAACTGCCCCTTGGTATATGGGATTTGGAATTATCCAACAGGCAAGTCATGTCGGCATTATCCAAAGAAGAATGAACAATCATTTGAAAGCTAGCAGAATCCATTACCTCAGACTTGCCAAAGGACAGCCTATTCGACAGTCCATTTTTCGAACTGCAACTTTGATGGTTCCTTGGCATGGTCGCTAAAGCCTCCCTAAGTGCCCATACCCTCTTatgaatttgtttatttttaatacGTAATCGAGAATTTATCAATACAAACAATAGACACAGTATCTCTCGTGAGTTATATGACACGTGAGTCTTTTTATTGGATAACTAGGCCCTTGAGCTCTAGGCTTTAGCCCAAGAAAGATGTTAATCGTCTCTTTAGCCCAAGAAAGATTGATTGACTTATTAAAATTTTCCAGACTATGAGTCAAGACACAAGGAAAGGGTTAATTCTGCAACAAAACCACTCTTCCCAAATAGGATCCGCATAAGGAAAAGCACTTGTCATTCAGATTTTACCTCTCAGGACAGTCCACGGAGACAGAGGTCGGTAATGAAGTTTTCATCACCTTCACATCTGACCCACATCCCCTAGACCACCATCACTCGAAACCTTAGACACACTGGAAAATACTCAGTTCATATATGGTCCTTTATCTCCTCTTCCGAAGCCCCATACTCGATTCTATTATGTCATCAATAACTAAGCCCGCTACataagagggagagagataaaAGAAACGACCGGTTCAAGGTCAAGTTCAGGGagagagataaatatataaaatagaccCAATTGCATTCATTGAGTATCAAGTTCGGACAAGAGCttgaaaagatttttttttcaatcaaaaaccCCATCTTCAATCAAGAGTTCATTCATTCAGTCATATCTTTAACAAACTTGACACTAGTGTAGTAAGTACTGTTAATTTGAAGCAAGAATGTCAGCAATAAAAACTAATCTCAGCAGCCAAATGAACCTAATGCACCATTTGAATTTAAATGTAATCATATGCAATAATGGAATTCATTCCAGAGAAATTCAGACCTGGCATCTGAAGGTATGGAGTAATCTGCAGTaccatgaaataaaataataggtgGTAAGAGAGAAACAGCATTTCTAATGTTCGGATCCTGCACCACTACTTCAGGGGAGAATTGCCGCAGGGATTGTTCCCCTTCCATTATACTGTATTAAATCTTAAAGCAATCAGCTCAAAGAAGTGATTGGCAAATATTAAGCTGTAAACCAAAAGATATTTCAGGTACAACAATAACTTACAAGGAAATTAAAAAGGCATGTACCTTAAAAAAATGGAACGGTACAGACCTCGATTATGGAAGTAATCTACTAGATTAAACAAATTGTACCTGTTTGTGGATATTACAAGGAAAACTGTAAGATAATTGTAAATTTTATGTGGAAACACCAGAAACATAAGATACACAAATGTTAGGGCGTTAGTGTTGTAACACTGGCTTTGCTATTGATCAatacaatttgtttatttatcaaaaaaaaaaaaaaacataagatACACAAATGCTTGGAAAAGATAATGCAatggataaaaatatcataaatagaATACGACAGGCTTTAGATAATCATATCTTGTTTTCAATTATAAAGTCTAGCAGCTTATGTCATTTATACTTGGATGAGCATGATATGAGGAAATTGTTGTTAAGCATTATTGCATTATGAAACCCTGAAGCTAGACCTAGGCAAGACAACATCAATAGAGTTGATCCACCTAAACACCCCAATATCATATTCAATTCTGCACCAGTTCTTAGGACTTTTGAAGGAACAGGAAGTAGGCCAGAATGAtatggtgaaaaaaaaaagttcacatTTGACTATGGCATTCAATCACATAAGACCAAACATGCTCCAATATGCATCAACCAATTAAAACCTCCTGACAAACCGATTGATCACCTTAATACCATGGGATCAAACTTTAAGGGGGTGTCAAATCATCATAAGCATATAATAGAGTGCGCTTGAAATACAGAAGAAGTCCCCTGCAGTTCAAGAAAACATACAACAGAACACTTACCCTCCAGATAAACCCAAATAAGCCTTTATCTGGGAGACACTCCAAGAGGTGCTTTCTCCCTCACCGCCTTCTTTAATTGCCTGCTCCAAGATTGTGCAAGCAGCAATATGTGCACCAGCTGACTGTCCCATCAGATAAATCCTACAAAAATGAAGCATTAGCAACATCTTTGTTAGCAATTCCAATCTCCCATCACTTTCCCCACCCATAAagtcaagttttaaatttatagAAAAAAGTGAAGAATCTAGTACCTATCAGGATCCCCTCCATATTcagcaatatttttgcacaCAAATGAGATACCTTGAGATGCATCCATTACCATATCACTCATGGTCCCTTGGGGGAAATTCCTGCATTAATTGTCAATTTAGACCGATGATAGTATGAGATACTGTCACAGGTGGATACATGTCAAGTATTTTACAAAGAAATCAGTCAACCATACGGtgagacaaaaaaatcaaaagggtGCTACAAGGATATAAAACATGGCCAACTAAAAAGGTGGTGAGAAACAAGTTAGAAATACGGTGAGACAAAGGACATGGTAATAAATAGTGCTGATTGCTGAATGATGGAAATTGTGTACCCATCTCCAGACAGATGGCCTTATTAAGGTTTTTAGAATGTAGTAATCATTTTTTCTTGAGGAGCATCCACATATCCTAATAGCTATCATCTAATCTGCATGTTGGCAACCTTAGGACACTAGGGAGAACTCTTGACCCTttaaagaaatagaattttaatcCTTTTCTGATAAATATCATATAGACGCAGtatcacaaacaaacaaatcTCAATATACTCAAAGAAATTCGTCCACAACAGTCTTTCTGGCATGACGAGATATACTATGTATAACAATATGCTGTTGCATGGAGGAAACCATATCACCTGTAATCTATGCATGCCACTATGATGTCTCTTTCTGATAACTGTTGTCCTAAAAGGCAACCCCATGCTTTGTAActgtagatattaaaaaaaaaaaaaaaaaaagtctcaaaACATGTTAAGGATATAGATAAACAGGCATATGATGCACGAAAAAAGAAGTAATTTTGTGAAATCAACATAATCATACAAGACTACTCTGCTAACAATTAAACCCAattttataattacatgaaTCACAAGCCAAAACAAGATTCAGACATTGAAAACATACATATGTAATTATCTTTCACAGAAAAGCCCCTTTCAGTTTGTTACTTGCTCCCAGACCTACCTACTCATACccattgctcttattgtttcaTCATCTGCTTATACAAGTACTTGCCAAATACCATTTTAAGGTCAACGttagaaaaatgtatttttattgcaTAATTTAACTGATGACTTCTTTTGTATTGAAAAGGGAGGCGCCCCGCAATTTTATTCAACAACAGCCTCAATAATCACTCTATTAGCTGCTTAAGGGGTTACATTCTACACCAAAAACTTTTCcgctattaatattttattagacttCCTACTGCCACTTCAAACATTAGCTATCAATGAAAACATCTCTCACCCAATAATCCAGGCTCCACCAGTTACAAATGCAATGACTGGCTTTGGCCCATCACTATTTTTGGGTAGATAAAGATCCAGCCTGCAGAACAAAATTTAAACAATTCATGCCACCATATACATGAATTTAAATGGGTGTATAATTTAATCGATATTACCTATTTCTTGGCTGATCACCATAAACTATGCTTCTGCGAACTTGACTGGAGAAGAAATAGTAATATCCAACTGCCAAAAACAAGCACACTAGTTATTCTCCAGAGAATTGGACAAATGTGGCACACACAATGTTGTCTTTATTGTGTGCAAGTAAAGActtggtatgcatgaaaaattttGCAACAGAACGCCAAATGTCACAGACCTTGAAGAAAACCTGGGAAAAGTAGTAAGGAGTAACAACCAAGGGCAAGAAATCTTGTAATCCATCTGTAACCTACcctgaataaaaataaatgattagAAAGCTCCAAGTAATTTTGGCATAGGCTTGATAAAGCATCTTGAACAATTGTCAAAGCAAGCAAACTGAAATTCCAAATTCCTAGAGGActtaaaagataagaaaatggAGTCGGAGCGACTAAAATTTTTCTCTGTTACCCTTTCATTGCATGTAAAAGTGATTGGTGGTGGTTAACTGACCCACATGTTAAAACCCCACACAATAGATTATGTCTTCTTACTAGCTCTAACAAGTTCATATTGTTCCAATATTTTACACTATTTATCTTCTTTATATCTTTCTCAATGTTGATCTTTCCTATCCCCCTTACAGAGCCTTCATATGCGTAGTCTCAGTTGCCTACTTCATACGTGTTTAGACCTTCATCATCATATTTCCATCACACAGTCACATATAAATGACACTTCTGGTTTATTCAGATGGAAATATCCAACTTTCTAGACCTTCTTCCCACTCTTGCTATCCcctttttataggtaatcaagaagttttattcataagagAATAGGCATGGTCCAAGTACACAGGCCTTTTCCATCCCTCTTAAAGAGCCTACTTTTTATAAGCATTCCAATTGCCTACTTCAATACAACTTTAGACCTTCATTATCAGATTGCCCATGGTCTCGGTCACGTGttcaaaactttatttttttattggcaccaaaTGTTTGGTAACAAAGTCTTGACTAATCTGGGGGTGCTGTCACATGTTCAAAACTTCAAATAAAATTCCCCCCTATTTACATATAGAGGTTGCTTCTTGCTTTCTTCAGATTCAATTGCTTTTCAAAGTAACATGCCACATATAATTATGTGTGGTATGTGGAACGAGAATCTCTTACTTTGATGATAAGTCTAGTCATAGTCAAATATAATCTCTCCTCAGAAAATAAATGTCCAGATTAACTACAGATAACAAGCAACCTGTTTGCAAGGATGGCCCTGATTAATAAACCCCCAAGTCATATCAGAAGTGGCTAAGCATAACTTTTTTGGGTTGGCAACGCAATTATTGTTCTTCCTATCTATGAGCTCAACAGTCTATTCAGAATTTAGAGGATGAGATTCAAACCTCAAACTCTTGAACCGAAAGCAGTGGTCTTCTGGAAACAAGTAACAAATATACGAAGGGGAACAACAAAGAGTAGGTAATCTACAATTGGGTCATTTTCCTCATCCCCAGGACCCCCCTGCAGTTTTCAAGAATAAATTCTTCTGGCACAAGCAATCGACCTTCAAGACAATTTCTATCTTATGTCTATAGAATAAACAAGATGTCAACTTTCCATACTAAATCTAAAAGAGTAATGCCATCTGCTAAAAACTGAAACATCTCAAGAAATGTATAGCCAAATCAGAACGAGGGAATGTGCTACCAAAAAACATCATTAAACCATAACGTAAAACGACCATTGCTATAGGGAAACGGAGCAATCCCCCGA contains:
- the LOC122310779 gene encoding probable isoprenylcysteine alpha-carbonyl methylesterase ICMEL2; the protein is MGSSILPITNKLPSHSSLEQLTPSSMPASAFTSTMLLRGGEDDPTSSLLFSSSFEDDTAISQTPILPRALSYSPPTTAAANTISPNCFYQQRRRRTASVNSLCPLSRGDDRRQSFGRDVGHAAAETFLLTRLSLKLLRYLGVGYRWITRFLALGCYSLLLFPGFLQVGYYYFFSSQVRRSIVYGDQPRNRLDLYLPKNSDGPKPVIAFVTGGAWIIGYKAWGCLLGQQLSERDIIVACIDYRNFPQGTMSDMVMDASQGISFVCKNIAEYGGDPDRIYLMGQSAGAHIAACTILEQAIKEGGEGESTSWSVSQIKAYLGLSGGYNLFNLVDYFHNRGLYRSIFLSIMEGEQSLRQFSPEVVVQDPNIRNAVSLLPPIILFHGTADYSIPSDASKNFAETLQGVGVKAESILYEGKTHTDLFLQDPMRGGTDKMFEDLLAIIHAGDADALAKDAVAPPRRRLVPEFMLQLARRVSPF